In one Streptomyces sp. NBC_01241 genomic region, the following are encoded:
- a CDS encoding cytochrome P450 family protein, with amino-acid sequence MTPHIPVIALDPHGTDHHGEAAKLRELGPVVRVQLPGDVMAWSVTDHALLNEMIADPRFSKDWRNWNAIIRGEISDGWPLIGMVKVTNMVTSDGQEHRRLRKLVTQTFTPRRVQELRPRIQQIVDDLLDDLPSHAAADGSVDLRRHFAHPVPMQVICDLFGVPADERPRLQELMDNIFRSDLLPEDVSASQIEQYELLARVVESRRREPGSDLTSALIAARAADPDALSEEELVGTLLLMLSAGQETTLSLITNAVRALLTHPDQREIAVRGDADTWANVVEETLRWDAPIGNFPFRYPLEDVEIAGVRIPKGEAIMAPFSAVGRDTAQHGEDADRFDITRKQRKHLAFSNGPHFCLGAPLARLEAALALPAVFERYPDLAMAVDPDALIAVPSLFSNSSSTLPVQLGI; translated from the coding sequence ATGACGCCACATATACCTGTCATCGCTCTGGATCCTCATGGGACGGACCATCACGGCGAGGCGGCCAAGCTCCGTGAACTCGGCCCCGTGGTGCGAGTCCAGCTGCCCGGCGACGTGATGGCCTGGTCCGTGACGGATCACGCCCTGCTGAATGAGATGATCGCCGACCCCCGCTTCAGCAAGGACTGGCGCAACTGGAACGCCATCATCCGAGGCGAGATTTCGGACGGCTGGCCCCTCATCGGCATGGTGAAAGTCACCAACATGGTGACCTCGGACGGCCAGGAACACCGCCGCCTGCGCAAACTCGTCACCCAGACCTTCACACCGCGCCGCGTCCAGGAACTGCGTCCCCGCATCCAGCAGATCGTGGATGACCTGCTGGATGACCTGCCTTCGCATGCCGCCGCCGACGGCAGTGTCGACCTCCGCCGTCATTTCGCGCACCCTGTGCCCATGCAGGTCATCTGCGACCTGTTCGGTGTTCCGGCCGACGAGCGTCCCCGCCTGCAGGAGCTGATGGACAACATCTTCCGCTCCGATCTGCTGCCCGAGGATGTCAGCGCCAGCCAGATCGAGCAGTACGAACTGCTGGCGCGGGTGGTCGAAAGCCGCAGGCGTGAGCCGGGAAGCGACCTCACCAGCGCGTTGATCGCGGCCCGTGCCGCGGACCCCGACGCGCTCAGCGAGGAGGAGCTGGTCGGCACTCTGCTGCTCATGCTGTCAGCAGGGCAGGAGACCACCCTGAGCCTGATCACCAATGCGGTGCGCGCGCTGCTGACCCATCCCGACCAGCGGGAGATTGCCGTACGGGGCGACGCGGACACCTGGGCGAACGTGGTGGAGGAGACGCTGCGCTGGGACGCCCCGATTGGGAACTTCCCCTTCCGCTATCCCCTTGAGGACGTCGAGATCGCCGGGGTGCGCATCCCGAAGGGGGAGGCGATCATGGCTCCGTTCAGCGCTGTGGGGCGTGACACGGCCCAGCACGGTGAGGATGCCGACCGGTTCGACATCACCCGGAAACAGCGCAAGCACCTGGCCTTCAGTAACGGCCCGCACTTCTGCCTCGGCGCGCCGCTGGCGCGGCTGGAGGCCGCGTTGGCCTTGCCCGCAGTGTTCGAGCGGTACCCGGATCTCGCGATGGCAGTCGATCCGGACGCCCTCATCGCGGTGCCGTCCCTCTTCTCGAACAGTTCCTCGACTCTGCCCGTTCAGCTCGGTATCTGA
- a CDS encoding protein kinase domain-containing protein: MSATSRDGRDERDDSVDGGIKPLAVSDPARIGPYLLLGRLGAGGMGRVFLARSDSGRTVAVKVVHEEHVSDEQFRARFRREIEAARRVGERYTAPVLDAGPGDESPWVATGYVPGLSLEQVVRLHGPLPTASLHALADGLLKALKDIHGAGIVHRDLKPSNVMLTVDGTKVIDFGIARALETSVESLLTSTGMAIGSPGFMSPEQVYGQRAGAKSDVFTLGCVLTYAATGQLPFGQGASNQHAVMFQIVEGEPDLTRVEDAALRAFITRCLTKGIDERPDVDELLEDPERPRPRTAGGAWLPADVVAHLAQQSARMLDAEAAPLREEPVDLATVGLRPRGGPPEVVPADNATTTRRREHERRPRRRRRLIVLPIVAVITVGGGTVVLLQPLEGGSGDGTHAQSPSSSASAAPRERNVTSAPSSSPSKGENGKGGGDGKGVDGEKGKDDEGGPDRPNVRKSGGSSSGGESGSRSGGTGTSGRSGSTGPSGSTGSAGGDSSSSGGSSSGSRPPAMKSYKAAYTNSCVGACDMPIKVSWPAISRATRYDIHYTNTGSNFTEKNVDTTYSTGSTSYTINGPYSGDKICVTVRAANEYGASAWAETLCDTVPY, translated from the coding sequence ATGAGTGCTACGAGCAGGGACGGACGTGACGAGCGGGACGACAGCGTCGACGGGGGTATCAAGCCGCTCGCGGTGAGCGACCCCGCGCGCATCGGGCCGTATCTGCTGCTCGGGCGGCTTGGTGCCGGTGGCATGGGACGGGTGTTCCTCGCACGGTCGGACAGCGGGCGGACCGTAGCCGTGAAGGTGGTGCACGAAGAGCACGTGTCCGACGAGCAGTTCAGGGCGCGGTTCCGGCGGGAGATCGAGGCGGCGCGGAGGGTCGGTGAGCGGTACACGGCGCCGGTGCTGGACGCGGGTCCGGGCGACGAATCGCCGTGGGTCGCCACGGGGTACGTTCCCGGGCTCTCGCTCGAGCAAGTCGTGCGACTGCACGGGCCGTTGCCGACCGCGTCCCTGCACGCCCTCGCCGACGGGTTGCTGAAGGCACTCAAGGACATTCACGGCGCCGGAATCGTGCACCGCGACCTGAAGCCGTCCAACGTGATGCTCACCGTGGACGGCACGAAGGTCATCGACTTCGGGATCGCGCGTGCGCTCGAGACGTCCGTCGAGTCCTTGTTGACCAGTACGGGGATGGCCATCGGCTCTCCCGGGTTCATGTCGCCGGAGCAGGTGTACGGGCAGCGCGCGGGGGCCAAGAGTGACGTGTTCACCCTCGGGTGCGTGCTGACGTATGCGGCGACCGGGCAGCTGCCGTTCGGGCAGGGGGCAAGCAATCAGCACGCGGTGATGTTCCAGATCGTGGAGGGCGAGCCCGACCTGACGCGTGTCGAGGACGCCGCGCTGCGGGCGTTCATCACCCGGTGTCTGACGAAGGGCATCGACGAACGACCGGACGTCGACGAGCTGTTGGAGGACCCTGAGCGGCCGCGTCCGCGCACCGCGGGCGGCGCCTGGCTGCCTGCCGATGTCGTCGCGCACCTCGCGCAGCAGTCCGCACGGATGCTCGACGCGGAGGCGGCGCCGCTGCGGGAGGAGCCCGTGGACCTGGCGACCGTCGGGCTGCGGCCGCGGGGCGGGCCTCCCGAAGTCGTCCCGGCGGACAACGCCACCACGACGCGACGGCGGGAGCACGAACGGCGGCCCCGCCGACGCCGCAGGCTCATCGTTCTGCCCATCGTTGCCGTCATCACCGTCGGCGGCGGCACGGTCGTCCTGCTCCAGCCCCTTGAGGGTGGCAGCGGGGATGGAACGCACGCCCAGTCACCGAGCAGCAGCGCGAGCGCCGCTCCTCGTGAGCGCAACGTGACGAGCGCGCCGAGCAGTTCACCTTCCAAGGGAGAAAACGGGAAGGGCGGGGGCGACGGCAAGGGCGTGGACGGCGAGAAGGGGAAGGACGACGAGGGCGGGCCGGACAGGCCGAACGTCCGGAAGAGCGGCGGCAGTTCATCGGGTGGCGAGAGCGGCTCTCGCAGCGGCGGCACCGGTACCAGCGGTAGGTCCGGCTCTACGGGGCCGTCCGGCTCAACGGGCTCGGCCGGCGGAGATTCGTCCAGCTCCGGCGGCTCGTCCTCCGGCTCGCGGCCGCCAGCCATGAAGAGCTACAAGGCTGCGTACACCAACTCCTGTGTCGGCGCGTGCGACATGCCGATCAAGGTGAGCTGGCCGGCGATCTCCCGAGCGACCAGGTACGACATCCACTACACCAACACGGGCAGCAATTTCACCGAGAAGAACGTCGACACCACCTACTCGACCGGCAGCACCAGCTACACGATCAATGGTCCGTACTCCGGTGACAAGATCTGCGTCACGGTGCGCGCGGCCAACGAGTACGGCGCCTCTGCCTGGGCGGAGACCTTGTGCGACACGGTGCCCTACTGA